In Arsenicicoccus dermatophilus, a genomic segment contains:
- a CDS encoding alpha/beta hydrolase, whose translation MTRTASRHPLLAAALALATIGCLGLAPAARAEQTSPYQRGPAPTATSARGQGAFAVDKVVVPAAETPGFKGGDLYLPQDRSQGAFGGVVLLPGFNGTRSTLSWLAPQLASQGFVVLLADTPTILDDVARRATVFDATLRWLRTSPRVEGALDRDRLAIWGWSMSGGGALREAQDHPELKAQVDVFPWDTVKAFPGTRVPSLVLAAQLDLTAPNAWHSVPMYDSLPLGPDKAYVELTGAGHLRPLLPDPRLTELTTAWLKLYVDQDQRYLPVLCGLARDRGRYSRHSTARCQS comes from the coding sequence ATGACCCGCACCGCGTCCCGCCACCCCCTGCTCGCCGCCGCCCTGGCGCTCGCCACCATCGGCTGCCTGGGCCTCGCTCCCGCGGCCCGGGCCGAGCAGACGAGCCCCTACCAGCGAGGCCCGGCACCCACCGCGACCTCGGCCCGGGGCCAGGGCGCCTTCGCCGTGGACAAGGTGGTGGTCCCCGCCGCGGAGACGCCGGGATTCAAGGGCGGCGATCTCTACCTGCCCCAGGACCGCTCCCAGGGCGCCTTCGGCGGCGTGGTCCTGCTGCCGGGCTTCAACGGAACCCGGTCGACCCTCTCCTGGCTGGCGCCGCAGCTCGCCTCCCAGGGCTTCGTGGTCCTGCTGGCGGACACCCCCACCATCCTGGACGACGTGGCCAGGCGGGCCACGGTGTTCGACGCCACGCTGCGGTGGCTGCGCACCTCCCCCCGGGTCGAGGGTGCGCTCGACCGTGATCGGCTGGCGATCTGGGGCTGGTCGATGTCCGGGGGCGGGGCGCTGCGCGAGGCGCAGGATCACCCGGAGCTCAAGGCGCAGGTCGACGTCTTCCCGTGGGACACCGTCAAGGCCTTCCCCGGGACCCGGGTGCCCTCGCTGGTGCTGGCGGCCCAGCTGGACCTGACCGCGCCGAACGCCTGGCACTCCGTGCCGATGTACGACAGCCTCCCCCTGGGACCGGACAAGGCCTACGTGGAGCTGACCGGCGCCGGGCACCTGCGGCCCCTGCTCCCGGACCCGCGTCTCACCGAGCTGACCACGGCCTGGCTGAAGCTGTACGTCGACCAGGACCAGCGCTACCTGCCTGTCCTGTGCGGCCTCGCGAGGGACCGCGGTCGCTACTCACGGCACAGCACCGCACGCTGCCAGAGCTGA